In Eschrichtius robustus isolate mEscRob2 chromosome 2, mEscRob2.pri, whole genome shotgun sequence, a single window of DNA contains:
- the TECR gene encoding very-long-chain enoyl-CoA reductase, producing MKHSEVEILDAKTREKLCFLDKVEPQATIAEIKNLFTKTHPQWYPARQSLRLDPKGKSLKDEDILQKLPVGTTATLYFRDLGAQISWVTVFLTEYAGPLFIYLLFYFRVPFIYGHKYDFTSSRHTVVHLACICHSFHYIKRLLETLFVHRFSHGTMPLRNIFKNCTYYWGFAAWMAYYINHPLYTPPTYGAQQVKLALAIFVICQLGNFSIHMALRDLRPAGSKTRKIPYPTKNPFTWLFLLVSCPNYTYEVGSWIGFAIMTQCVPVALFSLVGFTQMTIWAKGKHRSYLKEFRDYPPLRMPIIPFLL from the exons GTGGAGATTCTGGACGCAAAGACGCGGGAgaagctgtgcttcctggacaag GTGGAGCCCCAAGCCACCATTGCCGAGATCAAGAACCTTTTCACCAAGACCC ACCCACAGTGGTACCCTGCCCGCCAGTCGCTCCGCCTGGACCCCA AGGGCAAGTCCCTGAAGGATGAGGACATTCTGCAGAAGCTGCCCGTGGGCACCACGGCCACTCTCTACTTCCGGGACCTGGGGGCCCAGATCAGCTGGGTAACG gtctTCCTGACAGAGTACGCCGGGCCCCTTTTCATCTATCTGCTCTTCTACTTTCGGGTGCCCTTCATCTATGGCCACAAATATGACTTCACGTCCAGTCGGCACACGGTGGTACA cctcGCCTGCATCTGCCACTCATTCCATTACATCAAGCGCCTGCTGGAGACGCTCTTCGTGCACCGCTTCTCCCACGGCACCATGCCCTTGCGCAACATCTTCAAG AACTGCACCTACTACTGGGGCTTCGCCGCGTGGATGGCCTATTACATCAACCACCCTCTCTACACGCCCCCCA CTTACGGAGCTCAGCAGGTTAAACTGGCGCTCGCCATCTTTGTG ATCTGCCAGCTCGGCAACTTCTCCATCCACATGGCCCTGCGGGACCTGCGGCCAGCTG GGTCTaagaccaggaagatcccataccCCACCAAGAACCCCTTCACGTGGCTCTTCCTGCTGGTGTCCTGCCCCAATTACACCTACGAG GTGGGGTCCTGGATTGGCTTTGCCATCATGACACAGTGTGTCCCAG TGGCCCTCTTCTCCCTGGTGGGCTTCACCCAGATGACCATCTGGGCCAAGGGCAAGCACCGCAGCTACCTGAAGGAGTTCCGAGACTACCCGCCCCTGCGCATGCCCATCATCCCCTTCCTGCTCTGA